The Synchiropus splendidus isolate RoL2022-P1 chromosome 1, RoL_Sspl_1.0, whole genome shotgun sequence genome includes a window with the following:
- the LOC128752947 gene encoding uncharacterized protein LOC128752947 isoform X2 yields the protein MERRADAVQPAFGNGFGEMERRHWLADDVTDDVPVQKLTGGWIRVEEPSASYQQDGFRQGTEPHKSIPDGFRQGTEPHKSIPDGFRQGTEPHKSIPDGFRQGTEPHKSIPDGFRQGTEPHKSIPDGFRQRTEPHKSIPNGFRQGTEPHKSIPDGFRQGTEPHKSIPDGFRQGTEPHKSIPDGFRQGTEPHKSIPDGFRQGTEPHKSIPDGFRQGTEPHKSIPDGFRRGTEPHKSIPDGFRRGTEPHKSIPDGFRQGTEPHKSIPHGFRQGTEPHKSIPHGFRQGTEPHKSIPDGFRQGTEPHKSIPDGFRQGTEPIKSIPDGFRQGTEPHKSIPDGFRQGTEPHKSIPDGFRQGTEPHKSIPDGFRQGTEPIKSIPDGFRQGTEPADQVKSFGGFRQGTEPSTKCEGQVINGNCYEFNPTPLAFRDAQDRCRALAPKAELSSVSSRDLHSRLVSLVTLQSGNRPPQMWLGGTVKNQQASWVDGSEWTYSDWMPGQPNIHTDKPVCVEMFHIDESWWTAADCELERASICSYPVSP from the exons atggagaggagagcag ATGCCGTCCAACCTGCTTTTGGAAATGGGTTTGGGGAGATGGAGAGAAGGCACTGGTTGGCAGATGATG TCACTGATGACGTCCCAGTGCAGAAGCTCACAGGAGGCTGGATTCGAGTTGAGGAACCCTCTGCTTCTTACCAACAAGATGGTTTCAGACAGGGAACAGAACCCCACAAGTCTATTCCTGATGGTTTCAGACAGGGAACAGAACCCCACAAGTCTATCCCTGATGGTTTCAGACAGGGAACAGAACCCCACAAGTCTATTCCTGATGGTTTCAGACAGGGAACAGAGCCCCACAAGTCTATTCCTGATGGTTTCAGACAGGGAACAGAGCCCCACAAGTCTATCCCTGATGGTTTCAGACAGAGAACAGAGCCCCACAAGTCTATCCCTAATGGTTTCAGACAGGGAACAGAACCCCACAAGTCTATCCCTGATGGTTTCAGACAGGGAACAGAACCCCACAAGTCTATCCCTGATGGTTTCAGACAGGGAACAGAACCCCACAAGTCTATCCCTGATGGTTTCAGACAGGGAACAGAGCCCCACAAGTCTATCCCTGATGGTTTCAGACAGGGAACAGAACCCCACAAGTCTATCCCTGATGGTTTCAGACAGGGAACAGAACCCCACAAGTCTATCCCTGATGGTTTCAGACGGGGAACAGAACCCCACAAGTCTATCCCTGATGGTTTCAGACGGGGAACAGAACCCCACAAGTCTATTCCCGACGGTTTCAGACAGGGAACAGAACCCCACAAGTCTATTCCTCATGGTTTCAGACAGGGAACAGAACCCCACAAGTCTATTCCTCATGGTTTCAGACAGGGAACAGAACCCCACAAGTCTATTCCCGACGGTTTCAGACAGGGAACAGAACCCCACAAGTCTATTCCCGATGGTTTCAGACAGGGAACAGAACCCATCAAGTCTATTCCCGATGGTTTCAGACAGGGAACAGAACCCCACAAGTCTATTCCCGACGGTTTCAGACAGGGAACAGAACCCCACAAGTCTATTCCCGACGGTTTCAGACAGGGAACAGAACCCCACAAGTCTATTCCCGATGGTTTCAGACAGGGAACAGAACCCATCAAGTCTATTCCTGATGGTTTCAGACAGGGAACAGAACCCGCTGATCAAGTGAAGTCATTTGGGGGCTTCCGACAGGGCACTGAACCCTCGACCAAATGTGAGGGCCAAGTCATCAATGGTAACTGCTACGAGTTCAACCCTACACCCCTGGCCTTCAGAGACGCCCAG GACCGGTGCAGAGCTCTCGCCCCAAAAGCAGAGCTCTCCTCCGTCAGCAGCCGAGACCTGCATTCCCGCTTGGTTTCACTGGTAACCCTGCAGAGTGGGAACAGGCCACCGCAGATGTGGCTGGGAGGAACGGTCAAG AACCAGCAGGCGTCATGGGTGGACGGATCAGAGTGGACTTACAGCGACTGGATGCCTGGTCAACCCAacatacacacagacaaaccagtGTGTGTGGAGATGTTTCACATTG ACGAGAGCTGGTGGACGGCTGCAGACTGCGAGCTGGAGAGAGCCTCCATCTGTTCGTACCCGGTGTCTCCGTGA
- the LOC128752945 gene encoding rho GTPase-activating protein 20-like → MDDMSPQQQQQENLRRGQHENKRRMKSQSYRRQSAPSLVITKALTRSKTLSRESFLVPVGVETCPLVQSLLKTSHRSFLLHGHAQLKTGMQTQDRHLFMFNDILVIAKAKTATHFKQKAQVLVCEMWTANCMEEVCEGSTSPERSFVLGWPTCNCAAMFSSAELKEQWLSLIKSRIKEEKEKEVSKTIPLRVYGKGINAFAVTKTLPVSNWDSTNEVIRLALQQFSIIGKVKDYQLWVVSKRDNAPYPLIGHEFPFSIQMSHVRQMLIQVGSGESAAPPTDRQRALHLEHGSKMCQFILKPRPLETALQQMTADFPQKTFRRRRSLITWAFWRGSYTQLHQLSPSSAAPGCLFNQPLSAVCVEEALPKPVLDMLTFLYHEGSWTRGIFRRPAGARAVRELRDSLDAGGFQLPLTRDHVFVIAGVFKDFLRSIPGSLLSSELYEDWVEVLEEEEEEEERLQDIQRLIARLPKENAVLLRHLLAVLYAIQSYAHENQMTSFNLSVCIAPSMLWPPGAPCSSEVEGEATKRVCHLVRFMIEHSPQVLGHEPAALFGGPPKRENLPESESESWMYPMTDSSYDSLENELDNSSGGSPGSCRRRRLRSKALQGSLDSILTFSDCDQDRDLHPLGRPRAHTPDADLGRGGEDEVPTDSPSAADTWSLDGHHRERRRSEPALAYVSRLTCASQSTDGLTGEDEDDDDDDDGGDLNLNRKISTQARRGSSSRTTLLRSAALETSSSSFASTSPAPTPSSLDSLDSLCNDHSLSGGGPQGSTKNRWSSETCSPSKEPINLSAVKCHRGLHPNSWLKKDRRLSLNQAERAEEETGGCGDKSTGLCKKVAGKANAGQETPINLSVKCRSRAGKVAEAHATEHPSKEEGPLSVSHHCSTIGQTLHSSSERRAALPLFYKPSGPSLSLFKRQKWVCSNRLHLRRGSEPESRVMDQVTGLSRARLPSDPGLKVSEVDSDEGAASRYCVSPHASQVVRDYFSTHPNAHPDSSQQVALALLEKDRQRCSDPAAETDLDQLLFAEESYV, encoded by the exons ATGGACGACAtgtctcctcagcagcagcagcaggaaaaccTGAGGCGGGGACAGCACGAGAACAAGCGG CGGATGAAGTCTCAGAGCTATCGGCGCCAGTCTGCCCCGTCTCTGGTCATCACCAAGGCTCTCACCAGATCCAAGACGCTCTCCAG AGAGAGCTTCCTGGTTCCTGTGGGAGTCGAGACTTGTCCGCTTGTCCAGTCCCTTCTCAAAACCTCACACAGGTCATTCCTCCTCCACGGTCACGCCCAGCTGAAGACTGGCATGCAGACCCAGGACAGACACCTCTTCATGTTCAACGACATTCTGGTCATCGCCAAGGCCAA GACGGCCACCCACTTTAAACAGAAAGCTCAGGTGCTTGTGTGTGAGATGTGGACAGCCAACTGCATGGAGGAGGTGTGTGAGGGAAGCACCAGCCCGGAGAGGAGCTTTGTTTTGGGCTGGCCCACCTGCAACTGTGCTGCCATGTTCAG CTCCGCAGAACTGAAGGAACAATGGCTGTCTCTCATCAAAAG TCGcatcaaagaagaaaaagagaaggaAGTGTCCAAGACTATTCCTCTGAGGGTCTACGGGAAGGGCATCAACGCGTTCGCTGTT ACCAAAACTCTTCCGGTCAGCAACTGGGACTCCACCAACGAAGTCATCCGTCTGGCCCTGCAGCAGTTCAGCATCATC GGGAAAGTGAAAGACTACCAACTGTGGGTCGTCTCCAAGAGAGACAACGCACCCTATCCGCTCATTG GTCACGAGTTTCCCTTCAGCATCCAGATGAGTCACGTGAGGCAAATGCTGATTCAGGTGGGCAGTGGAGAAAGCGCTGCGCCCcctacagacagacagagggccTTGCATCTAGAGCATGGTTCAAAGATGTGCCAGTTCATCctgaagccccgccccctggaAACAGCCCTGCAGCAGATGACAGCCG attTCCCACAgaaaaccttcagaaggcggcgctCGCTCATCACCTGGGCCTTCTGGCGAGGCTCTTACACGCAACTCCACCAACTGTCGCCTTCTAGTGCGGCACCGGGCTGCTTGTTCAACCAGCCGCTGAGTGCCGTGTGCGTCGAGGAGGCGCTGCCAAAGCCAGTTTTG GACATGTTGACCTTCCTCTACCATGAGGGTTCTTGGACTCGTGGCATCTTCCGTCGACCTGCGGGTGCCCGAGCGGTCAGGGAGTTGCGCGACTCTCTGGATGCTGGTGGGTTCCAACTCCCTCTGACCCGGGACCATGTCTTTGTCATCGCTGGGGTCTTTAAG GACTTCTTGCGCAGCATTCCAGGGAGCCTGTTGAGTTCGGAGCTCTATGAGGACTGGGTGGAGGtgcttgaggaggaggaggaggaggaggagcggctgcAGGACATTCAGAG GTTGATAGCGAGGTTGCCCAAGGAAAACGCCGTGTTgctgcgccacctgctggccgtaCTCTATGCCATCCAAAGCTATGCTCATGAGAACCAGATGACCAGCTTCAACCTGTCTGTGTGCATCGCTCCCAGCATGCTTTGGCCTCCTGGAGCCCCCTGCAGCTCTGaggtggagggagaagcaacGAAGAGG GTGTGCCATTTGGTCAGGTTTATGATTGAACACAGTCCGCAGGTTTTAGGACACGAACCTGCCGCTCTGTTCGGAGGGCCACCGAAAAGAGAGAACCTTCCAGAGTCGGAATCAG AGTCGTGGATGTACCCGATGACCGACTCGTCCTACGACAGTCTGGAGAACGAGCTGGACAACAGCAGTGGCGGCTCCCCTGGCTCCTGCAGAAGAAGGCGTTTACGATCGAAAGCCCTACAGGGCAGCCTGGACTCCATCCTCACATTCAGTGACTGCGACCAGGACAGGGACCTTCACCCCCTTGGTAGACCAAGAGCCCACACGCCTGATGCAGACCTTGGGCGTGGTGGTGAGGATGAGGTGCCCACAGATAGTCCCTCGGCTGCGGACACCTGGTCCCTGGATGGTCATCACAGAGAGCGTCGGCGCTCAGAACCAGCTCTGGCCTACGTGAGCAGACTGACGTGCGCTTCACAGAGCACGGACGGCCTCACTGGCGAGGACGaagacgacgacgatgatgatgatggtggtgatttGAACTTGAACAGGAAGATCAGCACTCAAGCCAGAAGAGGCTCATCGTCCAGGACAACCCTCCTCAGATCAGCTGCCCTAGagaccagctcctccagcttcgCCTCCACCTCCCCTGCACCCACACCCTCCTCCCTGGACTCTCTGGACTCCCTCTGCAACGACCACAGCCTCTCAGGCGGCGGCCCACAGGGTTCCACCAAGAACCGCTGGAGCTCTGAAACCTGCTCACCATCCAAGGAGCCAATAAACCTGAGCGCTGTCAAGTGCCACAGAGGCCTCCACCCAAACTCTTGGCTGAAGAAAGACCGGCGACTGTCCTTGAACCAAGCGGAGCGAGCTGAGGAAGAGACAGGG GGATGCGGGGACAAGTCCACCGGTCTTTGTAAGAAAGTGGCAGGGAAAGCAAATGCGGGGCAAGAGACCCCCATCAACCTCTCAGTAAAGTGCAGAAGCCGAGCCGGGAAAGTAGCAGAGGCCCATGCGACCGAGCATCCTAGTAAGGAGGAGGGGCCGCTCTCTGTGTCCCATCACTGCTCTACAATAGGTCAAACGCTTCATAGCTCGAGCGAGAGACGCGCGGCGCTGCCATTGTTCTACAAGCCAAGTGGGCCCAGTCTGTCTCTCTTCAAGCGGCAAAAATGGGTGTGTAGCAACAGACTGCACCTGCGCCGAGGGTCCGAGCCAGAGAGTCGGGTGATGGATCAGGTGACGGGCTTGAGCCGGGCCAGGCTGCCCAGTGACCCGGGGCTGAAGGTGTCTGAGGTGGATTCAGATGAGGGCGCTGCTTCACGTTACTGCGTCTCTCCGCACGCAAGCCAAGTGGTCAGGGACTATTTCTCCACTCACCCCAACGCTCACCCCGATAgcagccagcaggtggcgctggcgCTGCTAGAGAAGGACAGGCAGAGGTGCAGTGATCCCGCTGCAGAGACTGACTTGGACCAGCTGCTCTTCGCTGAAGAATCTTACGTCTGA
- the LOC128752947 gene encoding uncharacterized protein LOC128752947 isoform X1 — MPLHRCVFAQCAPLPSLWVGGQDCVVCRMFRLVLLLLLSLYGLQAAPIAAPKTSQEKPPTVQLPDGFRQGTENSHILGQIPEDFRQGTAPSRRFIVDQSTGLVKEHVSEMERRADAVQPAFGNGFGEMERRHWLADDVTDDVPVQKLTGGWIRVEEPSASYQQDGFRQGTEPHKSIPDGFRQGTEPHKSIPDGFRQGTEPHKSIPDGFRQGTEPHKSIPDGFRQGTEPHKSIPDGFRQRTEPHKSIPNGFRQGTEPHKSIPDGFRQGTEPHKSIPDGFRQGTEPHKSIPDGFRQGTEPHKSIPDGFRQGTEPHKSIPDGFRQGTEPHKSIPDGFRRGTEPHKSIPDGFRRGTEPHKSIPDGFRQGTEPHKSIPHGFRQGTEPHKSIPHGFRQGTEPHKSIPDGFRQGTEPHKSIPDGFRQGTEPIKSIPDGFRQGTEPHKSIPDGFRQGTEPHKSIPDGFRQGTEPHKSIPDGFRQGTEPIKSIPDGFRQGTEPADQVKSFGGFRQGTEPSTKCEGQVINGNCYEFNPTPLAFRDAQDRCRALAPKAELSSVSSRDLHSRLVSLVTLQSGNRPPQMWLGGTVKNQQASWVDGSEWTYSDWMPGQPNIHTDKPVCVEMFHIDESWWTAADCELERASICSYPVSP, encoded by the exons ATGCCCTTACATAGATGTGTGTTCGCTCAGTGTGCGCCGCTGCCGTCTCTGTGGGTTGGAGGCCAGGACTGTGTTGTTTGCAGGATGTTCAGgctagtgctgctgctgctcctgtctcTGTATG GGTTGCAGGCTGCCCCCATCGCCGCTCCTAAAACTTCGCAGGAGAAACCTCCAACTGTCCAACTGCCTGATGGATTCCGACAGGGCACAGAGAATTCCCACATCCTCGGACAGATCCCAGAGGACTTTCGACAAGGCACCGCACCCTCCCGCAGATTCATTGTTGACCAGAGCACAGGCCTGGTGAAGGAGCACGTGAgtgagatggagaggagagcag ATGCCGTCCAACCTGCTTTTGGAAATGGGTTTGGGGAGATGGAGAGAAGGCACTGGTTGGCAGATGATG TCACTGATGACGTCCCAGTGCAGAAGCTCACAGGAGGCTGGATTCGAGTTGAGGAACCCTCTGCTTCTTACCAACAAGATGGTTTCAGACAGGGAACAGAACCCCACAAGTCTATTCCTGATGGTTTCAGACAGGGAACAGAACCCCACAAGTCTATCCCTGATGGTTTCAGACAGGGAACAGAACCCCACAAGTCTATTCCTGATGGTTTCAGACAGGGAACAGAGCCCCACAAGTCTATTCCTGATGGTTTCAGACAGGGAACAGAGCCCCACAAGTCTATCCCTGATGGTTTCAGACAGAGAACAGAGCCCCACAAGTCTATCCCTAATGGTTTCAGACAGGGAACAGAACCCCACAAGTCTATCCCTGATGGTTTCAGACAGGGAACAGAACCCCACAAGTCTATCCCTGATGGTTTCAGACAGGGAACAGAACCCCACAAGTCTATCCCTGATGGTTTCAGACAGGGAACAGAGCCCCACAAGTCTATCCCTGATGGTTTCAGACAGGGAACAGAACCCCACAAGTCTATCCCTGATGGTTTCAGACAGGGAACAGAACCCCACAAGTCTATCCCTGATGGTTTCAGACGGGGAACAGAACCCCACAAGTCTATCCCTGATGGTTTCAGACGGGGAACAGAACCCCACAAGTCTATTCCCGACGGTTTCAGACAGGGAACAGAACCCCACAAGTCTATTCCTCATGGTTTCAGACAGGGAACAGAACCCCACAAGTCTATTCCTCATGGTTTCAGACAGGGAACAGAACCCCACAAGTCTATTCCCGACGGTTTCAGACAGGGAACAGAACCCCACAAGTCTATTCCCGATGGTTTCAGACAGGGAACAGAACCCATCAAGTCTATTCCCGATGGTTTCAGACAGGGAACAGAACCCCACAAGTCTATTCCCGACGGTTTCAGACAGGGAACAGAACCCCACAAGTCTATTCCCGACGGTTTCAGACAGGGAACAGAACCCCACAAGTCTATTCCCGATGGTTTCAGACAGGGAACAGAACCCATCAAGTCTATTCCTGATGGTTTCAGACAGGGAACAGAACCCGCTGATCAAGTGAAGTCATTTGGGGGCTTCCGACAGGGCACTGAACCCTCGACCAAATGTGAGGGCCAAGTCATCAATGGTAACTGCTACGAGTTCAACCCTACACCCCTGGCCTTCAGAGACGCCCAG GACCGGTGCAGAGCTCTCGCCCCAAAAGCAGAGCTCTCCTCCGTCAGCAGCCGAGACCTGCATTCCCGCTTGGTTTCACTGGTAACCCTGCAGAGTGGGAACAGGCCACCGCAGATGTGGCTGGGAGGAACGGTCAAG AACCAGCAGGCGTCATGGGTGGACGGATCAGAGTGGACTTACAGCGACTGGATGCCTGGTCAACCCAacatacacacagacaaaccagtGTGTGTGGAGATGTTTCACATTG ACGAGAGCTGGTGGACGGCTGCAGACTGCGAGCTGGAGAGAGCCTCCATCTGTTCGTACCCGGTGTCTCCGTGA
- the fdx1 gene encoding adrenodoxin encodes MAFATALRRLATLRLRECSRRTLLLPGSRSFVTSSHPLRSDSKVTVNFVNRDGERISVKGSPGDSLLDVVINEDLDFDGFGACEGTLACSTCHLIFEEDVYKKLGPITDEEMDMLDLAYGLTDTSRLGCQICLTKSLEGMVARVPESVADIRQIKDGSS; translated from the exons ATGGCTTTCGCCACGGCTTTAAGGAGACTCGCAACCCTGCGGTTACGGGAATGTTCCCGCAGGACGCTCTTGCTGCCCGGAAGCCGGAGCTTCGTCACCAGCTCTCACCCGCTAAG GTCGGACAGCAAGGTGACCGTCAACTTTGTCAACAGAGATGGTGAGAGGATCTCGGTCAAGGGTTCTCCGGGAGATTCACTGCTGGATGTGGTCATCAACGAGGACCTGGATTTTGATGGGTTTG GAGCGTGTGAGGGGACACTGGCTTGCTCCACATGCCACCTCATCTTTGAGGAGGACGTCTACAAGAAGCTGGGCCCGATCACGGATGAGGAGATGGACATGCTCGACCTGGCTTATGGTCTGACGGACAC GTCTCGACTCGGATGCCAGATCTGTCTGACCAAGTCTCTGGAGGGGATGGTGGCCCGGGTTCCAGAGAGCGTAGCCGACATCCGACAGATCAAAGACGGCTCCTCCTAA
- the LOC128752947 gene encoding uncharacterized protein LOC128752947 isoform X3: MPLHRCVFAQCAPLPSLWVGGQDCVVCRMFRLVLLLLLSLYGLQAAPIAAPKTSQEKPPTVQLPDGFRQGTENSHILGQIPEDFRQGTAPSRRFIVDQSTGLVKEHVSEMERRADAVQPAFGNGFGEMERRHWLADDVTDDVPVQKLTGGWIRGTEPSTKCEGQVINGNCYEFNPTPLAFRDAQDRCRALAPKAELSSVSSRDLHSRLVSLVTLQSGNRPPQMWLGGTVKNQQASWVDGSEWTYSDWMPGQPNIHTDKPVCVEMFHIDESWWTAADCELERASICSYPVSP, from the exons ATGCCCTTACATAGATGTGTGTTCGCTCAGTGTGCGCCGCTGCCGTCTCTGTGGGTTGGAGGCCAGGACTGTGTTGTTTGCAGGATGTTCAGgctagtgctgctgctgctcctgtctcTGTATG GGTTGCAGGCTGCCCCCATCGCCGCTCCTAAAACTTCGCAGGAGAAACCTCCAACTGTCCAACTGCCTGATGGATTCCGACAGGGCACAGAGAATTCCCACATCCTCGGACAGATCCCAGAGGACTTTCGACAAGGCACCGCACCCTCCCGCAGATTCATTGTTGACCAGAGCACAGGCCTGGTGAAGGAGCACGTGAgtgagatggagaggagagcag ATGCCGTCCAACCTGCTTTTGGAAATGGGTTTGGGGAGATGGAGAGAAGGCACTGGTTGGCAGATGATG TCACTGATGACGTCCCAGTGCAGAAGCTCACAGGAGGCTGGATTCGA GGCACTGAACCCTCGACCAAATGTGAGGGCCAAGTCATCAATGGTAACTGCTACGAGTTCAACCCTACACCCCTGGCCTTCAGAGACGCCCAG GACCGGTGCAGAGCTCTCGCCCCAAAAGCAGAGCTCTCCTCCGTCAGCAGCCGAGACCTGCATTCCCGCTTGGTTTCACTGGTAACCCTGCAGAGTGGGAACAGGCCACCGCAGATGTGGCTGGGAGGAACGGTCAAG AACCAGCAGGCGTCATGGGTGGACGGATCAGAGTGGACTTACAGCGACTGGATGCCTGGTCAACCCAacatacacacagacaaaccagtGTGTGTGGAGATGTTTCACATTG ACGAGAGCTGGTGGACGGCTGCAGACTGCGAGCTGGAGAGAGCCTCCATCTGTTCGTACCCGGTGTCTCCGTGA